The following coding sequences lie in one Silene latifolia isolate original U9 population chromosome 5, ASM4854445v1, whole genome shotgun sequence genomic window:
- the LOC141656321 gene encoding uncharacterized protein LOC141656321, translating to MSCIKTFLSRSYPLLKPFKNPSESLLSNPIHKSLFNFFSTQLPNSVSNPKKPKKSTKNKRALDVVFKEALGFCEKEESLENFSGENGELKKKMLDLEMEIKQLREENVGFLNEVEVEGKGKDGVVSNPKPETLLGKKGTLERFCDENVVSLKEVEVEGNGKDGVVSNPKPRTLNALFGSEVVFKKISQDMQLLLRHLYDCGYFKDVNFLPENRFDLSCFYEEYAHSYVKSALQRFGNDSKEISKCLSGSDAKSIALFGCPSLNKGDVFAAKDLRSFFKISEESVCNKCLLNDTCKYRDKRARKNDITTLRVDSLLRLLRAYSLEEVSPKLKLTDDMKACVSRLIHEVIKLSKGVDEVAADGGDQT from the exons ATGTCTTGTATCAAAACCTTCCTTTCACGCTCATACCCTCTTCTAAAACCCTTCAAAAACCCTTCTGAATCTCTCTTAAGCAACCCAATTCACAAATCTTTGTTCAATTTCTTTTCAACCCAGCTACCCAATTCAGTTTCAAATccaaaaaaacctaaaaaatcaACTAAAAACAAGAGAGCATTAGATGTTGTTTTCAAGGAAGCTCTTGGTTTTTGTGAAAAAGAGGAATCTTTGGAGAATTTTAGTGGTGAAAATGGTGAATTGAAGAAAAAAATGTTGGATTTAGAAATGGAGATTAAGCAATTAAGAGAAGAAAATGTGGGATTTTTGAATGAGGTTGAGGTGGAAGGGAAGGGGAAAGATGGGGTTGTTTCGAACCCGAAGCCGGAAACTTTACTTGGAAAGAAGGGAACTTTGGAGAGATTTTGTGATGAAAATGTGGTATCATTGAAGGAGGTTGAGGTGGAAGGGAATGGGAAAGATGGGGTTGTTTCGAACCCGAAGCCGAGAACTTTGAATGCCCTTTTTGGTAGTGAGGTTGTCTTTAAAAAGATTTCTCAAGATATGCAATTGTTGTTAAGGCATTTGTATGATTGTGGTTATTTCAAAGATGTTAACTTTTTGCCCGAAAATCGGTTTGATTTGAGTTGTTTTTATGAAGAATATGCTCATTCTTATGTTAAGAGTGCTTTGCAGAGGTTTGGCAATGACAGTAAGGAGATTTCCAA GTGTCTTTCAGGCAGTGATGCAAAATCAATTGCATTGTTTGGTTGTCCTTCCCTAAATAAGGGAGATGTCTTTGCCGCCAAGGACCTACGCTCGTTCTTCAAAATTAGCGAAGAATCT GTTTGCAATAAATGTCTCCTGAACGATACCTGCAAGTATCGTGATAAAAGAGCAAGGAAAAATGATATTACAACCTTAAGAGTGGACTCATTGTTGAGACTTCTTAGAGCATACTCTCTGGAAGAGGTTTCTCCGAAACTCAAACTGACAGATGACATGAAGGCTTGTGTTAGTCGCCTCATTCATGAAGTGATCAAGTTGAGCAAAGGTGTTGACGAGGTGGCTGCTGATGGCGGGGATCAGACTTAG
- the LOC141656320 gene encoding uncharacterized protein LOC141656320 isoform X1, giving the protein MVGNLQYPKIELDDYEPRIFPQQNLEEAEGHEETSNDGLTDEVQEKEIKDIVSNSPIAETQKNGKYFFYDTPVSEETGFWIPVSVPPLPEHESWGNNASTNGGYLPDADMDWNHFVGGEKELTMWDVFTEMATAAGGKVRALASGDFHQRQISWISANFLEQAWNEMAQTLTEAAAVNVQEILEAEPPRWLPDSSTSACMLCGVRFHPIICSRHHCRFCGGLFCNECSKGRSLLPVKFHESDPKRVCDVCCVRLESVQGCLMDQVSRAAQMPTHDLTDLSTLRSWLNFPWGQSMEYEIYKSTNTLKGYNKIGALSPEKSIPDAILKQAKGLAIITVAKVGTVMTYKVGTGLVVARRKDGSWSAPSAIASFGFGWGAQVGGEFTDFIIVLRTNEAVKMFGGNMHISFGAGMSAAAGVIGRAAEADIRAGDGGCAACYTYSCSKGAFVGCSIESNIVTTRHKENARFYGNSSLKASDILLGPLPRPPAATILYDALSDLYRKLDW; this is encoded by the exons ATGGTGGGTAATCTTCAGTACCCAAAAATTGAACTTGATGATTATGAACCTCGAATTTTTCCTCAGCAg AATTTGGAGGAAGCAGAGGGACATGAGGAAACGAGTAACGATGGATTAACTGATGAAGTGCAGGAAAAAGAAATCAAAGATATTGTATCCAACAGTCCAATTGCGGAGACTCAAAAGAATGGTAAATACTTCTTTTATGATACCCCTGTTTCTGAAGAAACTGGCTTCTGGATACCGGTATCGGTCCCACCTCTGCCAGAACATGAAAGTTGGGGTAATAATGCTTCTACAAATGGGGGTTACCTCCCTGATGCTGACATGGATTGGAATCATTTTGTCGGTGGAGAAAAAGAGCTAACGATGTGGGACGTATTTACGGAAATGGCTACTGCGGCTGGTGGGAAGGTGAGGGCACTGGCTTCGGGTGATTTTCATCAGCGTCAAATCTCATGGATATCTGCTAACTTTCTGGAACAAGCTTGGAATGAAATGGCTCAAACCCTCACAGAGGCAGCTGCAGTTAACGTGCAGGAGATTCTAGAGGCTGAACCTCCCCGTTGGCTTCCTGATAGTTCTACTTCAGCTTGCATGCTTTGCGGTGTGCGTTTTCACCCTATCATTTGCTCCAGGCATCATTGTCGTTTTTGTGGTGGATTATTTTGCAATGAATGCTCAAAAGGGAGGAGCCTTTTGCCTGTGAAGTTCCATGAGTCTGACCCAAAACGGGTTTGTGATGTCTGCTGTGTCCGTTTGGAGTCTGTACAGGGGTGCTTGATGGATCAAGTCAGTCGTGCTGCTCAAATGCCAACCCATGATTTGACTGACCTCAGCACCTTGAGATCTTGGCTTAATTTCCCGTGGGGCCAGTCGATGGAATATGAGATTTACAAATCTACAAATACCCTCAAAGGCTACAACAAG ATTGGTGCTCTATCACCAGAAAAGTCTATCCCAGATGCAATCTTAAAGCAAGCAAAAGGCCTTGCAATTATTACTGTCGCGAAGGTTGGTACAGTGATGACCTACAAAGTTGGTACGGGTTTGGTTGTTGCTCGAAGGAAAGATGGATCTTGGTCTGCTCCTTCTGCTATTGCTTCTTTTGGTTTTGGTTGGGGAGCTCAA gtaggaggagaattcacaGACTTCATAATTGTGCTGAGAACTAATGAAGCAGTCAAGATGTTTGGAGGAAACATGCACATCTCTTTTGGTGCTGGCATGAGTGCAGCTGCTGGAGTAATTGGACGGGCAGCAGAAGCTGATATACGTGCTGGCGATGGAGGCTGCGCAGCGTGCTATACTTACAGCTGCAGTAAAG GTGCATTTGTTGGATGTTCAATTGAGAGCAATATCGTCACTACTCGTCATAAAGAAAATGCTAGATTTTACGGGAATTCATCTCTGAAAGCGTCCGATATCCTGCTTGGTCCATTACCAAGACCACCTGCTGCTACAATCCTCTATGATGCATTGTCAGATTTATACCGTAAACTTGATTGGTGA
- the LOC141656320 gene encoding uncharacterized protein LOC141656320 isoform X3 — protein MYPKIELDDYEPRIFPQQNLEEAEGHEETSNDGLTDEVQEKEIKDIVSNSPIAETQKNGKYFFYDTPVSEETGFWIPVSVPPLPEHESWGNNASTNGGYLPDADMDWNHFVGGEKELTMWDVFTEMATAAGGKVRALASGDFHQRQISWISANFLEQAWNEMAQTLTEAAAVNVQEILEAEPPRWLPDSSTSACMLCGVRFHPIICSRHHCRFCGGLFCNECSKGRSLLPVKFHESDPKRVCDVCCVRLESVQGCLMDQVSRAAQMPTHDLTDLSTLRSWLNFPWGQSMEYEIYKSTNTLKGYNKIGALSPEKSIPDAILKQAKGLAIITVAKVGTVMTYKVGTGLVVARRKDGSWSAPSAIASFGFGWGAQVGGEFTDFIIVLRTNEAVKMFGGNMHISFGAGMSAAAGVIGRAAEADIRAGDGGCAACYTYSCSKGAFVGCSIESNIVTTRHKENARFYGNSSLKASDILLGPLPRPPAATILYDALSDLYRKLDW, from the exons ATG TACCCAAAAATTGAACTTGATGATTATGAACCTCGAATTTTTCCTCAGCAg AATTTGGAGGAAGCAGAGGGACATGAGGAAACGAGTAACGATGGATTAACTGATGAAGTGCAGGAAAAAGAAATCAAAGATATTGTATCCAACAGTCCAATTGCGGAGACTCAAAAGAATGGTAAATACTTCTTTTATGATACCCCTGTTTCTGAAGAAACTGGCTTCTGGATACCGGTATCGGTCCCACCTCTGCCAGAACATGAAAGTTGGGGTAATAATGCTTCTACAAATGGGGGTTACCTCCCTGATGCTGACATGGATTGGAATCATTTTGTCGGTGGAGAAAAAGAGCTAACGATGTGGGACGTATTTACGGAAATGGCTACTGCGGCTGGTGGGAAGGTGAGGGCACTGGCTTCGGGTGATTTTCATCAGCGTCAAATCTCATGGATATCTGCTAACTTTCTGGAACAAGCTTGGAATGAAATGGCTCAAACCCTCACAGAGGCAGCTGCAGTTAACGTGCAGGAGATTCTAGAGGCTGAACCTCCCCGTTGGCTTCCTGATAGTTCTACTTCAGCTTGCATGCTTTGCGGTGTGCGTTTTCACCCTATCATTTGCTCCAGGCATCATTGTCGTTTTTGTGGTGGATTATTTTGCAATGAATGCTCAAAAGGGAGGAGCCTTTTGCCTGTGAAGTTCCATGAGTCTGACCCAAAACGGGTTTGTGATGTCTGCTGTGTCCGTTTGGAGTCTGTACAGGGGTGCTTGATGGATCAAGTCAGTCGTGCTGCTCAAATGCCAACCCATGATTTGACTGACCTCAGCACCTTGAGATCTTGGCTTAATTTCCCGTGGGGCCAGTCGATGGAATATGAGATTTACAAATCTACAAATACCCTCAAAGGCTACAACAAG ATTGGTGCTCTATCACCAGAAAAGTCTATCCCAGATGCAATCTTAAAGCAAGCAAAAGGCCTTGCAATTATTACTGTCGCGAAGGTTGGTACAGTGATGACCTACAAAGTTGGTACGGGTTTGGTTGTTGCTCGAAGGAAAGATGGATCTTGGTCTGCTCCTTCTGCTATTGCTTCTTTTGGTTTTGGTTGGGGAGCTCAA gtaggaggagaattcacaGACTTCATAATTGTGCTGAGAACTAATGAAGCAGTCAAGATGTTTGGAGGAAACATGCACATCTCTTTTGGTGCTGGCATGAGTGCAGCTGCTGGAGTAATTGGACGGGCAGCAGAAGCTGATATACGTGCTGGCGATGGAGGCTGCGCAGCGTGCTATACTTACAGCTGCAGTAAAG GTGCATTTGTTGGATGTTCAATTGAGAGCAATATCGTCACTACTCGTCATAAAGAAAATGCTAGATTTTACGGGAATTCATCTCTGAAAGCGTCCGATATCCTGCTTGGTCCATTACCAAGACCACCTGCTGCTACAATCCTCTATGATGCATTGTCAGATTTATACCGTAAACTTGATTGGTGA
- the LOC141656320 gene encoding uncharacterized protein LOC141656320 isoform X4, whose amino-acid sequence MNLEEAEGHEETSNDGLTDEVQEKEIKDIVSNSPIAETQKNGKYFFYDTPVSEETGFWIPVSVPPLPEHESWGNNASTNGGYLPDADMDWNHFVGGEKELTMWDVFTEMATAAGGKVRALASGDFHQRQISWISANFLEQAWNEMAQTLTEAAAVNVQEILEAEPPRWLPDSSTSACMLCGVRFHPIICSRHHCRFCGGLFCNECSKGRSLLPVKFHESDPKRVCDVCCVRLESVQGCLMDQVSRAAQMPTHDLTDLSTLRSWLNFPWGQSMEYEIYKSTNTLKGYNKIGALSPEKSIPDAILKQAKGLAIITVAKVGTVMTYKVGTGLVVARRKDGSWSAPSAIASFGFGWGAQVGGEFTDFIIVLRTNEAVKMFGGNMHISFGAGMSAAAGVIGRAAEADIRAGDGGCAACYTYSCSKGAFVGCSIESNIVTTRHKENARFYGNSSLKASDILLGPLPRPPAATILYDALSDLYRKLDW is encoded by the exons ATG AATTTGGAGGAAGCAGAGGGACATGAGGAAACGAGTAACGATGGATTAACTGATGAAGTGCAGGAAAAAGAAATCAAAGATATTGTATCCAACAGTCCAATTGCGGAGACTCAAAAGAATGGTAAATACTTCTTTTATGATACCCCTGTTTCTGAAGAAACTGGCTTCTGGATACCGGTATCGGTCCCACCTCTGCCAGAACATGAAAGTTGGGGTAATAATGCTTCTACAAATGGGGGTTACCTCCCTGATGCTGACATGGATTGGAATCATTTTGTCGGTGGAGAAAAAGAGCTAACGATGTGGGACGTATTTACGGAAATGGCTACTGCGGCTGGTGGGAAGGTGAGGGCACTGGCTTCGGGTGATTTTCATCAGCGTCAAATCTCATGGATATCTGCTAACTTTCTGGAACAAGCTTGGAATGAAATGGCTCAAACCCTCACAGAGGCAGCTGCAGTTAACGTGCAGGAGATTCTAGAGGCTGAACCTCCCCGTTGGCTTCCTGATAGTTCTACTTCAGCTTGCATGCTTTGCGGTGTGCGTTTTCACCCTATCATTTGCTCCAGGCATCATTGTCGTTTTTGTGGTGGATTATTTTGCAATGAATGCTCAAAAGGGAGGAGCCTTTTGCCTGTGAAGTTCCATGAGTCTGACCCAAAACGGGTTTGTGATGTCTGCTGTGTCCGTTTGGAGTCTGTACAGGGGTGCTTGATGGATCAAGTCAGTCGTGCTGCTCAAATGCCAACCCATGATTTGACTGACCTCAGCACCTTGAGATCTTGGCTTAATTTCCCGTGGGGCCAGTCGATGGAATATGAGATTTACAAATCTACAAATACCCTCAAAGGCTACAACAAG ATTGGTGCTCTATCACCAGAAAAGTCTATCCCAGATGCAATCTTAAAGCAAGCAAAAGGCCTTGCAATTATTACTGTCGCGAAGGTTGGTACAGTGATGACCTACAAAGTTGGTACGGGTTTGGTTGTTGCTCGAAGGAAAGATGGATCTTGGTCTGCTCCTTCTGCTATTGCTTCTTTTGGTTTTGGTTGGGGAGCTCAA gtaggaggagaattcacaGACTTCATAATTGTGCTGAGAACTAATGAAGCAGTCAAGATGTTTGGAGGAAACATGCACATCTCTTTTGGTGCTGGCATGAGTGCAGCTGCTGGAGTAATTGGACGGGCAGCAGAAGCTGATATACGTGCTGGCGATGGAGGCTGCGCAGCGTGCTATACTTACAGCTGCAGTAAAG GTGCATTTGTTGGATGTTCAATTGAGAGCAATATCGTCACTACTCGTCATAAAGAAAATGCTAGATTTTACGGGAATTCATCTCTGAAAGCGTCCGATATCCTGCTTGGTCCATTACCAAGACCACCTGCTGCTACAATCCTCTATGATGCATTGTCAGATTTATACCGTAAACTTGATTGGTGA
- the LOC141656320 gene encoding uncharacterized protein LOC141656320 isoform X2, translated as MGNLQYPKIELDDYEPRIFPQQNLEEAEGHEETSNDGLTDEVQEKEIKDIVSNSPIAETQKNGKYFFYDTPVSEETGFWIPVSVPPLPEHESWGNNASTNGGYLPDADMDWNHFVGGEKELTMWDVFTEMATAAGGKVRALASGDFHQRQISWISANFLEQAWNEMAQTLTEAAAVNVQEILEAEPPRWLPDSSTSACMLCGVRFHPIICSRHHCRFCGGLFCNECSKGRSLLPVKFHESDPKRVCDVCCVRLESVQGCLMDQVSRAAQMPTHDLTDLSTLRSWLNFPWGQSMEYEIYKSTNTLKGYNKIGALSPEKSIPDAILKQAKGLAIITVAKVGTVMTYKVGTGLVVARRKDGSWSAPSAIASFGFGWGAQVGGEFTDFIIVLRTNEAVKMFGGNMHISFGAGMSAAAGVIGRAAEADIRAGDGGCAACYTYSCSKGAFVGCSIESNIVTTRHKENARFYGNSSLKASDILLGPLPRPPAATILYDALSDLYRKLDW; from the exons TGGGTAATCTTCAGTACCCAAAAATTGAACTTGATGATTATGAACCTCGAATTTTTCCTCAGCAg AATTTGGAGGAAGCAGAGGGACATGAGGAAACGAGTAACGATGGATTAACTGATGAAGTGCAGGAAAAAGAAATCAAAGATATTGTATCCAACAGTCCAATTGCGGAGACTCAAAAGAATGGTAAATACTTCTTTTATGATACCCCTGTTTCTGAAGAAACTGGCTTCTGGATACCGGTATCGGTCCCACCTCTGCCAGAACATGAAAGTTGGGGTAATAATGCTTCTACAAATGGGGGTTACCTCCCTGATGCTGACATGGATTGGAATCATTTTGTCGGTGGAGAAAAAGAGCTAACGATGTGGGACGTATTTACGGAAATGGCTACTGCGGCTGGTGGGAAGGTGAGGGCACTGGCTTCGGGTGATTTTCATCAGCGTCAAATCTCATGGATATCTGCTAACTTTCTGGAACAAGCTTGGAATGAAATGGCTCAAACCCTCACAGAGGCAGCTGCAGTTAACGTGCAGGAGATTCTAGAGGCTGAACCTCCCCGTTGGCTTCCTGATAGTTCTACTTCAGCTTGCATGCTTTGCGGTGTGCGTTTTCACCCTATCATTTGCTCCAGGCATCATTGTCGTTTTTGTGGTGGATTATTTTGCAATGAATGCTCAAAAGGGAGGAGCCTTTTGCCTGTGAAGTTCCATGAGTCTGACCCAAAACGGGTTTGTGATGTCTGCTGTGTCCGTTTGGAGTCTGTACAGGGGTGCTTGATGGATCAAGTCAGTCGTGCTGCTCAAATGCCAACCCATGATTTGACTGACCTCAGCACCTTGAGATCTTGGCTTAATTTCCCGTGGGGCCAGTCGATGGAATATGAGATTTACAAATCTACAAATACCCTCAAAGGCTACAACAAG ATTGGTGCTCTATCACCAGAAAAGTCTATCCCAGATGCAATCTTAAAGCAAGCAAAAGGCCTTGCAATTATTACTGTCGCGAAGGTTGGTACAGTGATGACCTACAAAGTTGGTACGGGTTTGGTTGTTGCTCGAAGGAAAGATGGATCTTGGTCTGCTCCTTCTGCTATTGCTTCTTTTGGTTTTGGTTGGGGAGCTCAA gtaggaggagaattcacaGACTTCATAATTGTGCTGAGAACTAATGAAGCAGTCAAGATGTTTGGAGGAAACATGCACATCTCTTTTGGTGCTGGCATGAGTGCAGCTGCTGGAGTAATTGGACGGGCAGCAGAAGCTGATATACGTGCTGGCGATGGAGGCTGCGCAGCGTGCTATACTTACAGCTGCAGTAAAG GTGCATTTGTTGGATGTTCAATTGAGAGCAATATCGTCACTACTCGTCATAAAGAAAATGCTAGATTTTACGGGAATTCATCTCTGAAAGCGTCCGATATCCTGCTTGGTCCATTACCAAGACCACCTGCTGCTACAATCCTCTATGATGCATTGTCAGATTTATACCGTAAACTTGATTGGTGA
- the LOC141656322 gene encoding uncharacterized protein LOC141656322, with the protein MPSIKTLLKPLKNPYESLLNNPNQKSLFNFFSTQLPNPISYPIKPKNSTKNNRPLDVVFKEALGFYEKEETFDNFRGRKGVLKKNLLDLEMEIKQLKGNGKDGVFSNPNSKTLNEVKIRGRCVELGKVYKEISQDMQLLLRHLYDCGYFKDVYISPGNRFDLNCFYQEFAHDYVKNALKSFGNDKKEISKWLLDSDVKSIALFGCPSLNKEYIKAAKYLRSFLKISEESVCSGCVLNDTCKYRNIRKSDISTLRLDSLLRLLRAYSLEEVSPKLKLTDDMKARVSRLIHEVIKLSKVLMT; encoded by the exons atGCCTTCCATCAAAACCCTCCTAAAACCCTTGAAAAACCCTTATGAATCTCTCTTAAACAATCCAAATCAAAAATCTTTGTTCAATTTCTTCTCAACTCAGCTACCCAATCCAATTTCATATCCAATAAAACctaaaaattcaactaaaaacAATAGACCATTGGATGTTGTTTTCAAAGAAGCTCTTGGTTTTTATGAAAAGGAGGAAACTTTTGATAATTTTAGGGGTAGAAAAGGTGTATTAAAGAAGAATTTGTTGGATTTAGAAATGGAGATTAAGCAAttaaaaggaaatgggaaagatGGGGTTTTTTCGAACCCGAATTCGAAAACTTTGAATGAGGTTAAGATTAGAGGAAGATGTGTTGAGTTGGGAAAAGTGTATAAAGAAATTTCTCAAGATATGCAATTGTTGTTAAGGCATTTGTATGATTGTGGTTATTTCAAAGATGTTTACATTTCGCCTGGAAATCGGTTTGATTTGAATTGTTTTTATCAAGAATTTGCTCATGATTATGTTAAGAATGCTTTGAAGAGTTTTGGCAATGACAAAAAGGAGATTTCCAA GTGGCTCTTAGATAGTGATGTAAAATCAATTGCATTGTTTGGCTGTCCTTCCCTAAATAAGGAATATATCAAAGCCGCCAAGTACCTACGCTCGTTCTTGAAAATTAGCGAAGAATCT GTTTGCAGTGGATGTGTCCTGAATGATACCTGCAAGTATCGTAATATAAGGAAATCTGATATTTCAACCTTAAGATTGGACTCCTTATTGAGACTTCTTAGAGCATACTCTCTGGAAGAGGTTTCTCCGAAACTCAAACTGACAGATGACATGAAGGCTCGTGTTAGTCGCCTCATTCATGAAGTGATCAAGTTGAGCAAGGTGTTGATGACGTGA
- the LOC141656323 gene encoding uncharacterized protein LOC141656323: METTLKKFFGFSTFRPYQKEVIEKVLEGKDCLVVMATGSGKSLCYQVPPLIAGKTGVVISPLLSLMQDQVMALKQRGISADYMGSTQTDRTVQAKAETGSYSLLFMTPEKALSISKSFWTNLLKIGICLLAVDEAHCISEWGHNFRVEYKKLDQLRPILPDVPFVSLTATATEKVRLDIVRSLNLKDPYIAVGSFDRKNIFYGVKSISRDSSFLDELVQEVIKSVASAGSTIIYCLTVKDVEQIHQLLQSAQVKAGMYHGQMDNRTREQTHKLFIRDELRVVVATIAFGMGIDKPDIRHVIHYGCPKSLETYYQESGRCGRDGIASACWLYYSRSDFAKSDFYCSGLQTENQRKAVVESLKAAQQYCLLTNCRRKFLLEHFGEKVPAEACGNCDNCTTTRKERDVSREAFLLMTCIKSCRGNWGLNLPIDVLRGSRSKKIVEAQFDRLPLHGLGKAYSSNWWKALASVLISQGYLKETVSDIYRFVSVSVKGAQYLSSARPDWQPPLVLPLLDEMCDEEIESSQVQVGSLKSATPSECEGLSEDEAKLYHALLEERMKLARAAGTAPYAVCGDATIKKIALVRPSTKARLANIDGVNQHLVVTHGDHFLQAIRNVSQTLNLSLDGEMNIQTLPTRKVTALPGNQRKLTPAKFEAWKMWHENRLSIQKIANFPGRSAPIKEGTVLGYLLDAAQEGFEVDWPRLCDEIELTSEMLGNIMGAVKKVGSTEKLKPIKDELPEDVSYSHIRMCLAMMSCGISSPFEPMHSDNKTEVPKSKPSESSPNTPTKRSCDDDQTFAKNGNSQETGLSPVDQSFDKHSSKRSKIDQEDSNNSGPLEATQSSIAEWIQNYENGVGLDEILEHFKGSSEDDIRNLLVGLEAEFVIYQKNGMYRLF, encoded by the exons AAATTCTTTGGTTTCTCGACGTTTCGGCCATACCAAAAGGAAGTAATTGAGAAAGTTCTGGAAGGAAAGGATTGCTTGGTTGTCATGGCTACTGGCAGCGGCAAATCTCTTTG TTATCAAGTTCCCCCTTTGATTGCCGGGAAAACTGGCGTTGTGATCAGCCCACTGCTATCTCTGATGCAGGATCAG GTAATGGCTCTGAAACAACGTGGCATCAGTGCGGACTACATGGGTTCTACTCAAACAGATCGAACAGTGCAGGCCAAAGCTGAAACTGGCAGTTATAGTTTGTTATTCATGACCCCTGAGAAAGCATTGTCGATTTCTAAGAG CTTTTGGACAAACTTGCTCAAGATTGGAATTTGTCTTTTGGCCGTGGATGAAGCACACTGCATATCTGAATGGGGGCACAATTTCAG GGTGGAGTACAAAAAGCTGGACCAATTGCGTCCAATTCTCCCAGATGTTCCATTTGTCAGCTTGACTGCAACTGCAACAGAAAA GGTTCGTTTAGACATAGTTAGATCATTGAACTTGAAGGATCCTTACATTGCTGTTGGCTCGTTTGATCGTAAGAATATTTTCTATGGTGTGAAATCTATTAGTCGTGACTCCTCTTTCCTGGACGAGCTTGTACAAGAAGTCATAAAGTCAGTGGCTAGTGCTGGATCAACAATCATTTACTGCCTCACAGTTAAAGATGTTGAGCAG ataCACCAGTTGCTTCAAAGTGCACAGGTGAAGGCTGGTATGTATCATGGTCAAATGGATAATAGAACTCGGGAACAGACACATAA GTTATTCATTAGAGATGAGTTGCGTGTCGTAGTTGCTACTATTGCTTTTGGTATGGGCATTGATAAACCAGACATAAGGCATGTGATACATTATGGATGTCCCAAAAGTTTAGAAACATACTACCAGGAGAGTGGACGATGTGGCAGAGATGGCATAGCTTCTGCGTGCTGGCTCTATTACTCTAGAAGTGACTTCGCAAAATCGGATTTCTATTGCAGCGGCTTGCAAACA GAAAATCAACGAAAAGCTGTTGTAGAGTCTCTGAAGGCCGCACAGCAGTATTGCTTGCTGACAAATTGCAGAAGGAAATTCTTATTGGAACATTTTGGTGAAAAAGTCCCAGCAGAAGCTTGCG GGAACTGTGATAACTGCACCACTACACGGAAGGAGCGAGATGTGTCAAGAGAAGCGTTTCTTCTAATGACTTGTATTAAATCATGCCGAGGAAACTGGGGGCTTAATTTGCCTATTGATGTTCTTCGAGGCTCTCGG TCAAAGAAAATTGTCGAAGCTCAGTTTGACAGGCTCCCATTGCATGGCCTTGGGAAGGCCTACTCTTCTAATTGGTGGAAGGCTCTAGCTTCTGTACTGATTTCTCAAG GTTATCTGAAGGAGACAGTCAGTGATATTTACAGATTTGTGAG TGTCAGTGTCAAAGGAGCACAATACCTCAGTTCTGCACGCCCTGATTGGCAACCACCCTTGGTCTTGCCATTACTTGATGAGATGTGTGACGAGGAGATTGAAAgctcacaagttcaagtgggaaGTTTGAAAAGTGCTACTCCCTCCGAGTGTGAAGGTTTATCAGAG GATGAGGCTAAGCTCTATCATGCACTTCTAGAAGAGAGGATGAAATTAGCCAGAGCTGCAGGAACTGCGCC ATATGCTGTTTGTGGCGATGCAACAATCAAGAAAATTGCACTGGTTAGACCATCAACTAAAGCAAGACTAGCTAACATTGATGGTGTCAATCAG CATCTTGTTGTAACCCATGGAGATCATTTTCTTCAAGCAATTCGAAACGTGTCACAAACACTTAACTTATCATTGGATGGAGAAATGAACATACAAACTCTACCAACAAGAAAAGTAACTGCTCTACCAGGCAACCAAAGAAAACTAACACCAGCCAAGTTTGAAGCATGGAAAATGTGGCATGAAAACAGACTATCCATTCAGAAGATTGCt AACTTCCCTGGTAGATCTGCTCCAATTAAAGAAGGAACTGTTCTAGGTTATCTTCTAGATGCTGCCCAAGAAGGGTTCGAAGTAGATTGGCCTAGACTCTGTGATGAGATTGAACTAACATCTGAAATGCTCGGAAATATAATGGGCGCAGTTAAGAAGGTTGGCTCGACCGAGAAGCTGAAACCTATCAAAGATGAATTACCTGAAGAT GTAAGCTACTCTCATATAAGGATGTGCCTTGCAATGATGAGCTGTGGGATCTCCTCTCCGTTCGAGCCCATGCATTCAGATAATAAAACTGAAGTGCCCAAGTCCAAGCCAAGTGAATCGTCGCCAAACACCCCTACAAAGAGATCTTGTGATGATGACCAAACATTTGCAAAGAACGGCAACAGCCAAGAAACCGGTCTTTCACCTGTGGATCAGTCTTTCGATAAACATAGCTCAAAACGATCTAAAATCGATCAGGAGGACAGCAACAATTCCGGACCACTGGAGGCCACTCAGAGTTCTATAGCAGAATGGATTCAAAACTACGAGAATGGG GTTGGTTTGGATGAAATCTTGGAACATTTTAAAGGTTCAAGTGAAGACGACATAAGGAATTTGCTCGTTGGCCTAGAGGCTGAGTTCGTAATATACCAAAAGAACGGCATGTATCGGCTTTTCTGA